AGAAGCCCGTGTTGGCGGTGGTTAGGGTTGTCGCCGGCGCGGGGGCAGGGGTGACCAGATGAGGACGGGGGCCGAGTGGTagtggatgaggacggccccgtcGCACGCCCGACAAGGACGACCGCCGTCGCTGACGCGTGACCCAAGATGGGCGGTCGTCATAAATTATGTTGACCGTTGTAGTTGGACGGCCGCCAGGTGGGAGCGCATCGAACAACGAGGAGACGCGGGGTGCGTCCGCGCCGACGAATTCCAGACACAATTTTAGACCAGAAATGGATCGGCCGAACGCCGGGCAGACACGATTTAAGTTGGGTTAGCGCGTTGGGCCGGCACTTTTATTCGCACCGATCCAAACAAACGCGGGCAGACGAAATAAATCGCCCGATTGAAATTGCTCTAATAGTAAGGCCACAGACTAGACGCCTTTCTTCAACGGCAGGGCTCGGCTGCGGTCAAAATTAGAGACCACTGATTGATACTAGCTCGGGCCAAAAGGGATAAAAAATGTGGAAACTGAAAAAGAAAGCGCGCGATTTATGGGTCACTACAAAGAAAAGATACCGCCTTCTCCCCAGCAGAAACGGAAACGGAAACCTGGCCCGCCCGCCCACCACCGTCCCAACTCCCAAGAGCCAAAAGAGAGGCGAGAGACCTGGCCTGGCCGCCTCCTTCACACAAGCCGCCCAGCCCCGCCCCGCCCCCTCGTCCCTCTGCGCGTCGCCTTGCCtcgcgccgccgcggccgccgtcgTCGCCATGGGTGCGGGCGCGGGCGCGGCGGAGGAGCCGTCGCAGACGCGGCGGGCGCTGGTCGACACGGCCGCGGGCGCCATCTCCGGGGGCATCTCCCGCACCGTCACCTCCCCCCTCGACGTCATCAAAATCCGGTTCCAGGTCCCCCTCCCCCTTGAACCCACCCTCCAATTTCGATTGTTTCCCCGCTGCCCAATTTGGGAGCCGGTAGCAGCGAATTCGTCGTGTCGCCAGGCTGGGGTTAGTGGGGGGAATTTTTCTGGTATGTTTCGGGTAGGAAGCCGTAGGGATCGCGCGTGCGCTGGCTGGAGGATGCGGCTGTCTCCGCGGATTCGCGCGTGCATTTGTTTGTCCCCGGGAAATTGGGGCCGGGGGCTTCAGGAGGCCCCGGGTGTCCGCGTCTGGCGCGGATTCACGACGGGCGTGGGAGAGCTGCCTGGTTTGGGGAATTTTGCGGGTGCATTTGGGCCATTCGGGAGCACACGCTCACAATTTAGTTAACCCGTGGCCATGAGGAAATTCTGGGAGCTGTTTTGTTGTTCGAGCAAGCATGGCGGGGTTTCGAATAAATTCTCTACTGTTTAGCGTACCTGGGCGTCACTGTTTGAATCCTTTAGTGCTCAGTTTGATGCTAACGAAATCCGTGTCAGAGCTGCTGTTGAATTCTGATGTTTGAAGATATACTGCGAGAATCAGTATTTCTGGAGCATCACTCCGGTAAACCGCTTTGTGATGAGCTGACGCTCCTTGCTCTTAAGGATTTCCTTGGAGGGAAAATGTAGCTATCTTACCACTTTGGGATGCTGAAGAGCTCCCTCCTGTTATGTACCTTCTTAATACCATTTCTTATTACCATCCCTTTTGTGGCTTGTTCACCCTTGATTGCACAAAGATCTGCCTATCCTTTTGCAAATGTTTCGTATTACATCACTGTTTTTGGTTTGAACACTGTTACATAAACTCAGATGATCATTTTGTGGGAGTTTTGGTTGATTGGGTTTTAGGGGTCTTATTTGTCAGAGATTGGAATATGATGGAATTTATTTTAGTTAGATACCTACTGATTACACTCTTTATACGGCAGAATAGTATTTTCTGACGTGTTTTCTTCACTAGATTGACGACTTCTTTTCTAAATCTTGACCGTTGTATTGAAGCACTCATAATTGCGTTGGATGCAGCCTAACTGTAGCAATCTATAATCATATTTTGGTTACTGATATGCTCTTCAATGCCTTTTTCAGGTTCAATTAGAGCCGACGGCAAAATGGGGTGTACTTCGGAGGGATGTCTCTGGACCTTCCAAGTACACTGGACTTATGCAAGCAACTAAAGATATTCTGCGAGAGGAAGGTTTGCCGGTATCTGCTTTTCTTCAAACACTCAGCTCATGCTTTATTTAGATAAACTTGTCCATGGACTGGTGATCATTAACTTGTTTTCTCATGCTAAATGTCAGCCTTAATATTTATCTGTGAGGTTTGTTCTGTGAATCTTACCAGGCTGAACATGGGCCTAGAATTGAGGGTTACAGTCATGCTAGTTCTTAGTTGTAAATTATGCTTGGGGAGGGGAGTCCAATGCTATAGTCGGTATGGAACAATGCTAACTGCTATGATCAGTATTTAGTGGACTGATCCAATTCTTGGCGGGGTCTTAATTTAACGAGTAAATTACAAAAAATGACCACATTCGGGGAAGTGGTAACAAAGAACTGCCGTTTTGGGGGCTGGGTCATGAAATAATACTGTTCCTGGGCTGAGAGCGTTTTGACAGCGAATCTGATTACCTGGGCCTGGATGTCCGGGCTGATGTGGCGTTTCTGGTGCCACGTGAGTTTTTTACTAGTCTACCTGTACGTCCCAACTGCCATGTACTCTCCCGTCTCTCTCTCTAGGCGACGTGCAGCCGTGGCTCAGCNNNNNNNNNNNNNNNNNNNNNNNNNNNNNNNNNNNNNNNNNNNNNNNNNNNNNNNNNNNNNNNNNNNNNNNNNNNNNNNNNNNNNNNNNNNNNNNNNNNNNNNNNNNNNNNNNNNNNNNNNNNNNNNNNNNNNNNNNNNNNNNNNNNNNNNNNNNNNNNNNNNNNNNNNNNNNNNNNNNNNNNNNNNNNNNNNNNNNNNNNNNNNNNNNNNNNNNNNNNNNNNNNNNNNNNNNNNNNNNNNNNNNNNNNNNNNNNNNNNNNNNNNNNNNNNNNNNNNNNNNNNNNNCTCCCTCTTGATGGCATGCAGCCGTGGCTCAGTGACGCTCAGAAGACCTCATCATTGGTAAACGCTTCACGTCTCCTGAGGTGGGGCGCCCGAAATGTTGTCTGGCTGCTTGGGACGAATCTTCAATCCATCAGTTCTCCACGAATATATCAAATGGCTGACATGTAGTGTTATATTGCTTTTTTACTTATGAGGTTATGTCATTGGTTGCTGGCTTTTTTGGGAAGTGCTTATTCCCTAGATTTCTATTCTGATATCTAATTTGCTTCTTTTTCGCCCCCGGCACTTCTTTTGGTTTATCTACCTTGGGTTTATGCATGCTCTATGTTTGATTTAAATAGTCCATCTAAAACAATTCCATGAAATATGCTCTTACTGTGCAAGATGCTGATCTTTCAGGGATTCTGGAGAGGAAACGTTCCAGCCTTGTTTATGTATATGCCATATACAGCTATACAATTCACAGTTCTACACAAGCTAAAAACATTTGCATCTGGTTCATCGAGAACAGGTATgccctttcagcttggttttcggtCTATATTTTAAAATTAATTACAAATGTCATCCTAGTAAGTGCTtgcagtagataatagttttttacCCAAACTTTTAATTTGTACAATTGATACATTATGAAATTTGATACTCCCAGAATTATATTGCTATTTGGGAATCTCATCTCAGTGAAATGAGAAATGTTCAAATCCATGTTTCAGAACTGAAGCTTTTAATATGATTTCTCACATCTCTTTAGTACTTATCTGGTCTATTGTTTCTTCTCAGAGGATCATCTGCACTTAAGTCCTTACTTGTCTTACGTAAGTGGGGCTATCGCAGGAAGTGCAGCAACTGTAGGGTCATATCCATTTGACCTTCTCAGAACTATTCTTGCGTCACAGGGTGAACCGAAGGTAAATCTGATCTTATTTGTGATTTGTGGAACTGTTTGTTTCCTTGGAGTGTGAACATTTGAACTTAGTTGCAAACTTATGGTGCCACTAGTTTGGTTTTGCAAGATTGTAGTTAGATCCTTGGTCATCTTTCTTTACCTCGAGTACTTGCAGTGATTTGTAGTACTTCTGTACTTTACTTCCATGCCGATAGTTAGTACTCACTTTACTCATAATATGGACATATCATTGTTAGATTGCTTGAAGTTGAATCCTTTTGTTTTACGGTAGAGTTTCATTCAGTTTCATTTTCAACACAACGGACTTCCCCTTGCACCTTTTTTTGGTTTTGTCATGAAGCCCAGGcttaattttttttcttattttcttttctgaTCTTTTTTTAGTTTTGTGTTCCATCAAGTGTCAACTATCTGAACAAAAAAATTATTGTTCAGTTATACAAGGCAAATCATTTTGTGCTAGCAACAGTTCAAGCCTTCAAGGTAGCCTTGAACAGAGAATTTATCTTCTGTACAGAACTTGAAAGAACATTGATAAATCATTAAATGAGAACACCTAGGAGCAAAGATATTGTTATTCTTTCCTTAAGGAGAAATAGCACCCAATTCTGAAGTAGAGGACTGTGACCTGAGTTGGGGGTGTATACCCACACCTCCCACCAACTGAGCTAGGCTCAGTGTACAATGTTGATTTGTTTATGTGATTCTAAAATAAAAACTGATATTTTAATTCATAATAAGAGTTTTTTTCATTCATAAACGTATTCACAATATGGAATACAATAAATCTTATAACTGCAATATACAAAATACAAGTACACTCATTGTCTTTTTTGGACCGTGCGTGATCATGCTCTTAAATATTTTTTTCAGCTGTGTGTGTTCTATCATTTTGTATTTTTTGAGATGCACATGTGAATACAAATCAAGTGTACACATTATATTACTATGCACTTATTCCCTGTGATTGATTTTTTGCACAATCATTGCAAGCCAACTGCTTGATGGATACTCTTGAGTTGACAATTCTATCATGATGCTTTCTTGTTGATTCACACAAGGTTGTATTTTTCTCTGTAGGTTTACCCCAATATGCGGTCTGCACTTGTTGATATAGTTCAAACTCGTGGTGTTCGAGGGCTGTATGCTGGTTTAACTCCAACTCTTGTTGAAATTATACCATATGCTGGCTTGCA
The Triticum dicoccoides isolate Atlit2015 ecotype Zavitan chromosome 3A, WEW_v2.0, whole genome shotgun sequence genome window above contains:
- the LOC119270267 gene encoding mitochondrial thiamine diphosphate carrier 2-like isoform X1, producing MGAGAGAAEEPSQTRRALVDTAAGAISGGISRTVTSPLDVIKIRFQVQLEPTAKWGVLRRDVSGPSKYTGLMQATKDILREEGLPGFWRGNVPALFMYMPYTAIQFTVLHKLKTFASGSSRTEDHLHLSPYLSYVSGAIAGSAATVGSYPFDLLRTILASQGEPKVYPNMRSALVDIVQTRGVRGLYAGLTPTLVEIIPYAGLQFGSYDTFKRSMMSWNRYRYGIEEDDSASSFQLFLCGFAAGTFSKAACHPLDVVKKRFQIEGLKRHPRYGARIESSTYKGMYHALTEIVVKEGFGGLYKGLFPSVVKSAPAGAVTFVAYEYISDWIGAKAGVE
- the LOC119270267 gene encoding mitochondrial thiamine diphosphate carrier 2-like isoform X2, giving the protein MSLDLPSTLDLCKQLKIFCERKGFWRGNVPALFMYMPYTAIQFTVLHKLKTFASGSSRTEDHLHLSPYLSYVSGAIAGSAATVGSYPFDLLRTILASQGEPKVYPNMRSALVDIVQTRGVRGLYAGLTPTLVEIIPYAGLQFGSYDTFKRSMMSWNRYRYGIEEDDSASSFQLFLCGFAAGTFSKAACHPLDVVKKRFQIEGLKRHPRYGARIESSTYKGMYHALTEIVVKEGFGGLYKGLFPSVVKSAPAGAVTFVAYEYISDWIGAKAGVE